TCAGCGGGGCACCGGAGAGCGACATGATCTGTGCGCCCTCCTCGGAGAAGAGCTTCGCGGACGAACCGATCAGGTACTCCATGACCGGCGGGAACCCGCCATCCCGACGACGCATCAGATCGAGCGTCCAGCCGTGGATGCTCCCGGTCGGACCGTAGACCGGCAGCCAGGAGAGGAAGCCGTCGACGTCCCCGTTCGGGGCGATCGCCAGCGCCAGGCGCACCTCCGGATCCTCGGCCTCGACGAGTGTGCCGAGGGTGAACCCCATCTCCGGCAGGCCCTTGTCTCCCACCCAGCTCTCCGAGATGGCCCGGAGCTGCTGACGGACCCCCCAGCTCTCCTCCTTCACCCGGCTCATCCGGAAGGTCATCTGCTCGCGCTCGGCGCGGTTGAACGAGGAACGCACCGAGTTCCACGCCTTCCCGGTGAACGCGAGTCCCGGGAGGTCCACGATCGTGTCATCGGCGACGATGAGGCTGCGCCAGGTCGGCGGCACGGCCGCTCTCGTCGCCTCGTTGCAGCTGAAGAAGCACGGGATGAGCCCGGCACGCTCGGCATCGTCGATGAACTCCCGTACCGAGTCCGGGCGCCCGGACTCGGCGCCGAGCGGGTCGGCGAGGGCGATGGCCACCCCGGCTCGGTTCTGGTAGGCGACGATCCCGCGCGAGGTGCGCGCGTACCGGTTCCCCTCCCACGTCGTCATCCAGGAGAGCGTGCCGCCGCCGTGGGCGTGCAGCTCCTCCTTCACGTCGTCGACCGTCGGGCGGGGCGGGACGCCGATGTCCGCACCACGGTGCGCGCGGAAGGCGCTGCGGACCCCGATCAGGTACAGCAGGAGGAAGATCCAGGTGGCGCCGGTGGCGAGCGTGAGCGAGGGGTCGCCGTCGATCGCCTCATGCACCTCGGTCCACCCGACGGTGGCGAGCAGCACCACCACGACGACTGTGGTGAGGAGGTTGAGCACGCACAGCAGCACGGCGAGGATCCACGACCAGCGGCGGCCACGGCGCAGACCGTTCGCGATGAGGGCGATCACGACCACGTCCACGGCGATGTCGGCGAAGGATCCGGATGCCGGACTGCTGACCCCGAACGGCCCGTCCGTCGGCACCAGGAGCACGATGATCTCGAGGACGCCCAGTACGACGAGCGAGACGAACGCGACGAGACGCTGCTCGCGCAGCGTCGTGCGCTGCACGCGAAGGGTGCGATCCACGAAGACGACGAGGACGACGGCGAGCAGGTGCTCGATGTCGTCCAGCGTCCCCCAGAAGACCATGGTCACGAAGACGTAGGCCAGCAGCACCAGCCACGCGCGCACCCGCCACGGCGGGACGAACAGGCTGATGGCGGCGGCGAGGCACGCGAAGCTGCCTCCCGACGGCCCGACGTCCAGCGCGGCGCCCTGCGTGAGCGCCCAGTTCCAGCCGAGCGGGGAGAGTGCCCAGAGGAGCAGGGCGGCTCCCAGTACGGCGAAGAGCTGCCCGCCGAAGAAGTACGCGAGGGCGACCAGGGATCCGCGCCGGTACTCGAGGTACGCCATCCCCGCGAAGGTGGCGAGCACGAGGGGATAGACCCAGGTATGGGCGACGAGGAACGTCCCGGTCAGCGGGGTCCACCAGCGGCCCTGCTCCAAAGCGGGCAGGCCGTAGCCCCATGTCTGCAGGCCCGTGCTGTCGGCGAACGACGCCCAGAGCCCCCCGGAGAGGACCCCGACGGCGAGCAGGAGGACGACGACGGCGAGCGTCGCGGGAATGCGTTGCAGGAACCGCAGGGCAGCGGGGCGGGCAGCGGTGTCCGTCGTCATGCGCTCACCCTATCGGCGGGGGAGGAGCGCTCCCGCGGAGGTCAAGCGGTCGGTTCGTCCACCAGCAGCAGGGACCGCAGCGCCGCGACGTCGTCCACGACGGCCTGGGCACCCTCCGACTCGTGCGGCCAGCTGAACCCCCACCGGACGAAGATCACCGGGACGCCGTGGGCGGCCCCGCCGTCGACGTCGTGGTGGCGGTCGCCGATGAGCACCGGGCGGGACACGTCCACGCCGGCGGCCTCCATCCGCCGCAGGGCCTCGGCCACGATGTCCGCCTTGGAGGCGAGCGTCTTCTCATCCGGGGTGGCCCCGGTGATGGCGACGAGTTCTTCGGTGAGACCGAAGAACTCCATCAGTGCCACCACCTGTACCTCGGGCTTGGAGCTGGCCGTGCCCTGCGGCACGCCTGCCGCCGCGAGCTCGTGCACCAGCTCTGCCATTCCGGGGTAGAGCCGGGCGTCCTTCGTGTAGCCGTCGGCCCGGCCCAGGTCGCGGTAGAAGGCGACGGCCTCAGCCGCGCCCTCCGCGGTCATCTTCGCGTGGTGCTGGAAGGAGTCGTACAGCGGCGGACCGATCCAGTGCACGAGTTCGGGGCGGGTCGGCGCGGGCAGTCCGTAGTGGGCGAGCGTGACGGACAGCCGTCGCAGGATGCCGTCGGATGCGTCCACGAGGGTGCCGTCCACATCCCAGAGGATGCAGGTGAAGGGGGAGCGGGCGGTCATGCTCCTACGCTATCCGGGCCCGAGCGGACCGGGGACCGCCGAGCGCACGGACGGGCGCCCCGCCGTCGCCGCGTCGGTCTGGAAGGATGCGGAGGCATGGACGAGGTTCTGATCGGACTGCAGCGCGACGTGGCGGCCGCCTTGAAATCACGGGATCTCCCCGCGCTCAGCGGGCTGCTCGCCGCGCAGGACGCCTCCGTGATCATGCGCCTGCTCGAGCGGGAGGGGGCCGCGGATCGAGCGGTGCTGTACCGGCTGCTCGGCCGGGACGCGGCGCTGGAGGTGTTCGAGCTGCTCGACCCGGGCATGCGTATCGAGTTGTTCCAGGGCCTGCGCGACGAGGACGTCGCGCGCGTCTTCGAGCAGCTGGACCCGGACGATCGTGCTCAGCTGGTCGACGAGCTCCCCGCGGGGGTCGCGCAGAAGCTCATGCGCGGCCTGTCGCCCCGTGAACGCGAGCTCACGGCACCGATCCTCGGGTATCCGAGATCCAGCATCGGCCGCTACATGAGCACGGAGTTCGTCCGGCTGCAACCGCAACTCACCCTGGGCGATGCGCTCAGCCATGTCCGTCACCGCAACGCGGAGGCCGAGACGGTCTACATCCTCCCCGTCACGGACGGAGCGCGACGGGTTCAGGGGGTCGTGGAACTGCGCGAGCTCGTGATGGGGCGCTCGGACGCCCGGGTCGAGGACGTCATGGGCGAGGCGCGGGTCGTGCAGGCGACGGAGGATGCCGAGGTCGCGGCGCGCAGGGTCGTCGATTCCCGGCTCCTGGCGGTCCCCGTCGTCGACAGCGAGAGTCGGCTGGTGGGTCTGCTGACGGTGGACGACGCCGCCCGGATCCTGGAGGACGCCGAGGACGAGGACGCCGCCCGGCAAGGGGCCTCCGAGCCGCTGCGTCGCCCGTACCTGTCCACGAGCGTGCTCGGGATCGTGCGGTCGCGTGTCCTGTGGTTGCTCGTGCTGGCCATCTCGGCGCTGCTCACCGTGCAAGTTCTCGGCTTCTTCGAGGCGACACTCGAGGAGGTGGTCACGCTCGCGCTGTTCGTCCCGTTGCTCACCGGAACGGCGGGGAACACCGGGGCGCAGGCCGCCACGACCGTCACGCGCGCCCTCGCGATGGGGGAGGTGGCCGCTCGGGACGTGCTCCGGGTCGCGTGGCGGGAGGTGCGGGTGGGCGCCATCCTGGGCGGGCTGCTCGGGATGCTGGGGCTGGTGCTGGCCGGACTCGTGTTCGGCATCCGGTTCGGCCTCGTCATCGGGATCACCCTGTTCGCGATCTGCACCCTCGCCGCCTGCGTGGGCGGGGTGATGCCGATGCTGGCCCGGGCCGTGCGCGCCGATCCGGCGGTGTTCAGCACGCCGTTCATCTCGACGTTCTGCGACGCGACGAGCCTGATCCTGTATTTCCTCGTCGCGACCTGGGTGCTCGGGCTGTGAGCACGCCGGCGCCGCGAGCGGGGTCGGGTGTCGTCA
The sequence above is a segment of the Microbacterium caowuchunii genome. Coding sequences within it:
- a CDS encoding bifunctional lysylphosphatidylglycerol flippase/synthetase MprF, whose protein sequence is MTTDTAARPAALRFLQRIPATLAVVVLLLAVGVLSGGLWASFADSTGLQTWGYGLPALEQGRWWTPLTGTFLVAHTWVYPLVLATFAGMAYLEYRRGSLVALAYFFGGQLFAVLGAALLLWALSPLGWNWALTQGAALDVGPSGGSFACLAAAISLFVPPWRVRAWLVLLAYVFVTMVFWGTLDDIEHLLAVVLVVFVDRTLRVQRTTLREQRLVAFVSLVVLGVLEIIVLLVPTDGPFGVSSPASGSFADIAVDVVVIALIANGLRRGRRWSWILAVLLCVLNLLTTVVVVVLLATVGWTEVHEAIDGDPSLTLATGATWIFLLLYLIGVRSAFRAHRGADIGVPPRPTVDDVKEELHAHGGGTLSWMTTWEGNRYARTSRGIVAYQNRAGVAIALADPLGAESGRPDSVREFIDDAERAGLIPCFFSCNEATRAAVPPTWRSLIVADDTIVDLPGLAFTGKAWNSVRSSFNRAEREQMTFRMSRVKEESWGVRQQLRAISESWVGDKGLPEMGFTLGTLVEAEDPEVRLALAIAPNGDVDGFLSWLPVYGPTGSIHGWTLDLMRRRDGGFPPVMEYLIGSSAKLFSEEGAQIMSLSGAPLTHDYPPGAGVIAELSAKLADALEPVYGFQSLHRFKEKFHPRYETMYLLYRDESDLARIGLGLTRAFLPTATLRQFADAGLELVRGG
- a CDS encoding HAD hydrolase-like protein — encoded protein: MTARSPFTCILWDVDGTLVDASDGILRRLSVTLAHYGLPAPTRPELVHWIGPPLYDSFQHHAKMTAEGAAEAVAFYRDLGRADGYTKDARLYPGMAELVHELAAAGVPQGTASSKPEVQVVALMEFFGLTEELVAITGATPDEKTLASKADIVAEALRRMEAAGVDVSRPVLIGDRHHDVDGGAAHGVPVIFVRWGFSWPHESEGAQAVVDDVAALRSLLLVDEPTA
- the mgtE gene encoding magnesium transporter, with translation MDEVLIGLQRDVAAALKSRDLPALSGLLAAQDASVIMRLLEREGAADRAVLYRLLGRDAALEVFELLDPGMRIELFQGLRDEDVARVFEQLDPDDRAQLVDELPAGVAQKLMRGLSPRERELTAPILGYPRSSIGRYMSTEFVRLQPQLTLGDALSHVRHRNAEAETVYILPVTDGARRVQGVVELRELVMGRSDARVEDVMGEARVVQATEDAEVAARRVVDSRLLAVPVVDSESRLVGLLTVDDAARILEDAEDEDAARQGASEPLRRPYLSTSVLGIVRSRVLWLLVLAISALLTVQVLGFFEATLEEVVTLALFVPLLTGTAGNTGAQAATTVTRALAMGEVAARDVLRVAWREVRVGAILGGLLGMLGLVLAGLVFGIRFGLVIGITLFAICTLAACVGGVMPMLARAVRADPAVFSTPFISTFCDATSLILYFLVATWVLGL